A window of the Methanoculleus horonobensis genome harbors these coding sequences:
- a CDS encoding tubulin/FtsZ family protein, with protein sequence MRVFFIGFGQAGGKIVDMFIEQDKRMQTQSFRGIAVNTARTDLMGLKNIELKDRLLIGQTVVKGHGVGTDNVTGARVTADEIDAIINAVDSRGTHDIDAFVIIAGLGGGTGSGGSPVLARHLKRIYREPVYAIGILPAPEEGRLYSYNAARSLSTLVNEADNTFIFDNSAWKNEGESVKDAYNRLNDEIVRRFGVLFRAGEVGKAGVGEMVVDSSEVINTLRGGGISTVGYAISEKISPRTKQNQGLLSGLVRKKEKTEEVLTGEDKSAKIIALVRRAMLGRLTLPCDYSTAERGLVLLAGPPDEMDRKGVEKSKSWVEENIAGVEVRGGDYPVQSDYIAAVVVLATIGNAPRITELLEIAKSTKEDVLKSKEKRSTMFDDGIEPLFE encoded by the coding sequence ATGAGGGTCTTCTTCATAGGATTCGGTCAAGCTGGGGGCAAAATTGTCGATATGTTCATTGAACAGGACAAACGAATGCAGACCCAGAGTTTCAGGGGAATCGCTGTAAATACAGCGCGTACCGACCTGATGGGACTGAAGAACATCGAGCTCAAAGACCGGCTCCTGATCGGCCAGACCGTGGTGAAAGGCCATGGGGTCGGGACCGACAACGTGACCGGTGCACGGGTGACCGCCGACGAGATTGATGCCATCATCAACGCCGTCGATTCGCGTGGTACACACGATATCGATGCATTCGTCATCATCGCCGGCCTCGGTGGCGGAACCGGCTCTGGGGGTTCGCCGGTGCTCGCCCGCCACTTAAAGCGTATCTACCGGGAACCGGTCTATGCGATCGGCATCCTGCCTGCCCCCGAGGAAGGCCGGCTCTATTCGTATAATGCAGCGCGTTCCCTGAGCACCCTGGTGAACGAGGCTGACAATACCTTCATCTTCGATAACAGTGCCTGGAAGAATGAGGGAGAAAGCGTCAAGGACGCGTATAACCGGCTGAACGACGAGATCGTCCGCCGGTTCGGCGTACTTTTCCGTGCCGGCGAGGTCGGCAAGGCGGGTGTCGGCGAGATGGTCGTTGACTCGAGCGAGGTCATCAACACTCTCCGGGGTGGCGGCATCAGCACTGTCGGGTATGCCATCAGCGAGAAGATCAGTCCGCGCACGAAACAGAACCAGGGGCTCCTCTCCGGTCTGGTGCGCAAAAAGGAGAAGACCGAGGAGGTGCTGACCGGCGAGGACAAGTCGGCGAAGATCATCGCCCTCGTCAGGCGTGCCATGCTCGGACGTCTCACCCTGCCGTGCGACTACTCGACGGCCGAGCGCGGTCTCGTCCTTCTCGCGGGCCCACCTGATGAGATGGACCGGAAGGGCGTTGAGAAGTCGAAGAGCTGGGTGGAGGAGAACATCGCCGGCGTCGAGGTGCGTGGTGGTGATTACCCGGTGCAGAGCGACTACATCGCTGCGGTGGTGGTTCTTGCGACGATCGGGAACGCTCCCCGGATCACCGAACTTCTTGAGATTGCCAAGTCCACGAAGGAAGATGTCCTTAAGTCGAAGGAAAAGCGCTCAACCATGTTCGACGACGGCATAGAGCCGTTGTTTGAGTGA
- a CDS encoding flippase activity-associated protein Agl23, with translation MKAAVFAAGVRERLLSFEGLFLLIFLATIALRFYSLDVKLFHHDEAIHAWFSYRLLTEGTYTYDPMYHGPFLYYVTAGIFSLLGDSDLVGRLFPALLGTLLVPLVYPIYRLGYLDKKQTIVAALFLAVSPNMVYFSRFLRNDIFIAFFTMVLLVALLYYFERQKMQYALIAGAAIGFGMTAKENMPIIVLIFGAYLLYLIWTRKVRLPRRWIRDLVLGALVTIGIMAVFYSSFGAHPEVLMDGWLRAIEHWTSMHQAQRLGGPPYFYILLFLLYEVPILILAAIGVLQFVDIPGIISRWKGRRAGSTESPGEGEETEAEAETEEAQEIEAPPVGRRSGFKDRLREILSGSGELLPIDRQKEFARFAIFWMLLSLAVYAYLGEKVPWLILHQLLPMIFVAVYLMTTKKAVIAVMASVFLIVMTLHVVYTPTDINEPIVQVQNSEDLREVFAKIDAADKVAVATDSYWPLPWYYRGDRASKLAYYSEKVSEATIYGGNFDLVITHDADTYPTLEGYVKETYRLNYWFSYEENKNRLPEYYFLRDGKMGSRNLEVFSRVPTGTTA, from the coding sequence GTGAAGGCCGCCGTGTTCGCGGCAGGAGTCCGTGAACGGTTACTCTCATTCGAGGGGCTTTTTCTCCTCATATTTCTGGCCACAATTGCCCTCCGTTTTTACTCGCTCGACGTAAAGTTATTTCACCACGACGAGGCTATTCACGCGTGGTTCTCCTATCGGCTCCTGACCGAGGGGACGTATACCTACGATCCCATGTATCACGGGCCGTTCCTCTACTACGTAACAGCCGGGATATTCTCGCTGCTCGGAGACTCCGATCTCGTGGGCCGGCTCTTCCCGGCACTGCTCGGCACCCTGCTCGTCCCCCTGGTATACCCAATCTACCGGCTCGGCTATCTCGATAAGAAGCAGACGATTGTCGCGGCGCTCTTCCTCGCCGTATCGCCGAATATGGTCTACTTCTCGCGGTTTCTCCGAAACGACATATTCATCGCTTTCTTCACGATGGTGCTCCTCGTCGCCCTCCTTTACTACTTCGAGCGGCAGAAGATGCAGTATGCGCTCATTGCCGGAGCGGCGATCGGGTTCGGGATGACCGCGAAGGAGAACATGCCGATCATCGTCCTGATCTTCGGGGCATATCTCCTTTACCTGATCTGGACGAGAAAGGTCAGGCTTCCGAGACGCTGGATCCGCGATCTCGTGCTCGGCGCCCTCGTCACGATCGGGATCATGGCGGTCTTCTACTCGTCGTTCGGCGCCCACCCCGAGGTGCTCATGGACGGATGGCTCCGGGCAATCGAGCACTGGACGTCGATGCACCAGGCCCAGCGCCTCGGTGGGCCGCCGTACTTCTATATCCTGCTCTTCCTCCTCTACGAGGTGCCGATCCTGATCCTCGCCGCGATCGGGGTTCTGCAGTTCGTCGATATCCCCGGTATAATCTCCCGCTGGAAGGGGCGACGGGCGGGGAGCACGGAGAGTCCCGGCGAAGGAGAAGAGACCGAGGCAGAGGCAGAGACTGAGGAGGCTCAAGAGATTGAAGCCCCGCCCGTCGGACGGAGATCGGGCTTCAAAGACCGGCTTCGCGAGATCCTCTCCGGCAGCGGAGAACTCCTGCCGATCGACCGGCAGAAGGAGTTCGCGAGGTTCGCCATCTTCTGGATGCTTCTCTCGCTTGCGGTCTACGCTTACCTCGGCGAGAAGGTGCCGTGGCTGATCCTCCACCAACTCCTGCCCATGATCTTCGTCGCGGTCTATCTGATGACCACGAAGAAGGCGGTCATCGCCGTCATGGCAAGCGTCTTCCTGATCGTCATGACGCTCCACGTCGTGTACACCCCGACGGATATCAACGAGCCCATCGTGCAGGTGCAGAACTCCGAAGACCTGCGGGAGGTCTTCGCGAAGATCGATGCCGCGGATAAGGTGGCGGTCGCGACCGACTCCTACTGGCCGCTCCCCTGGTATTACCGGGGCGATCGCGCCTCAAAACTCGCGTATTACAGCGAGAAGGTGAGTGAAGCGACGATATACGGAGGAAACTTCGATCTCGTGATCACCCACGACGCCGATACCTACCCGACCCTCGAAGGCTACGTGAAGGAGACCTACCGGCTGAACTACTGGTTCTCCTACGAGGAGAACAAGAACAGGCTGCCCGAGTATTACTTCCTGCGGGACGGGAAGATGGGGAGCAGGAACCTCGAGGTCTTCTCGAGGGTTCCCACAGGGACGACTGCCTGA
- the rpsJ gene encoding 30S ribosomal protein S10: MQKARIRLSGTDFEKIEMVCDRIKEIAERTGVNLAGPIPLPTKKLVVPTRKSPDGEGTATWDRWQMRVHKRLIDIDADERALRQLMRIQVPKDIGIEIVLES, from the coding sequence ATGCAGAAAGCCAGAATACGTCTTTCCGGAACCGACTTCGAAAAAATCGAGATGGTCTGCGACCGGATCAAAGAGATAGCAGAGCGTACCGGCGTCAATCTGGCAGGTCCTATCCCGCTGCCCACGAAGAAACTCGTGGTCCCCACCAGGAAGAGCCCTGACGGCGAAGGTACCGCGACCTGGGATCGCTGGCAGATGCGCGTGCACAAGAGGCTCATCGACATCGATGCCGACGAGCGTGCGCTGCGCCAGTTGATGCGCATTCAGGTTCCAAAAGACATCGGCATTGAGATTGTGCTGGAGAGTTGA
- the tuf gene encoding translation elongation factor EF-1 subunit alpha — MAAEKPHMNLAVIGHIDHGKSTTVGRLLFETGAVAPHIIESFRKEAESKGKGSFEFAWVMDSLKEERERGITIDIAHKRFDTDKFYFTVVDCPGHRDFVKNMITGASQADAALLVVAAPDGVMEQTKEHVFLSRTLGINQLIIGVNKMDVVKYDEKRFNEVKEQLSQLLKMVGYKPDSISFIPMSSFVGDNIAKPSANTPWYKGPAVLDALNALTEPEKPTTLPMRLPIQDVYSISGIGTVPVGRVETGIMKKGMKVSFMPANKEGEIKSIEMHHEEIPQALPGDNVGFNVRGIGKGDIRRGDVCGPSDVPPTVADEFIAQVVVLHHPSALTVGYTPVFHCHTAQIACTFVELMKKLDPRTGQVKEENPTFLKTGDAAIVKIKPTQPMVIEKVKEIPQLGRFAVRDMGSTIAAGVCMDITPKQMR; from the coding sequence ATGGCAGCTGAGAAGCCCCACATGAATTTAGCAGTTATCGGACACATCGACCACGGGAAGTCTACCACCGTCGGTCGGTTGCTCTTTGAGACGGGAGCCGTAGCCCCGCACATCATCGAGTCGTTCAGGAAAGAGGCCGAATCCAAGGGCAAGGGCTCGTTTGAGTTCGCCTGGGTCATGGACAGCCTCAAGGAAGAGCGTGAGCGTGGTATCACCATCGATATCGCCCACAAGCGGTTCGACACGGACAAGTTCTACTTCACCGTCGTGGACTGCCCCGGTCACCGTGACTTCGTCAAGAACATGATCACGGGCGCGTCCCAGGCAGACGCCGCGCTGCTGGTCGTCGCCGCACCCGACGGCGTGATGGAGCAGACCAAGGAGCACGTCTTCCTCTCCCGTACGCTCGGCATCAACCAGCTGATCATCGGCGTCAACAAGATGGACGTCGTCAAGTACGACGAGAAGCGCTTCAACGAGGTCAAGGAACAGCTCTCCCAGCTGCTCAAGATGGTCGGCTACAAGCCTGATTCCATCAGCTTCATCCCGATGAGCTCGTTCGTCGGCGACAACATCGCGAAGCCCAGCGCAAACACCCCCTGGTACAAGGGACCCGCAGTGCTCGACGCACTCAACGCGCTCACTGAACCCGAGAAGCCCACGACCCTCCCCATGCGTCTCCCCATCCAGGACGTCTACTCCATCTCCGGTATCGGAACCGTCCCCGTCGGGCGTGTCGAGACCGGCATCATGAAGAAGGGAATGAAGGTCAGCTTCATGCCCGCGAACAAAGAGGGTGAGATCAAGTCCATCGAGATGCACCACGAGGAGATCCCGCAGGCACTCCCCGGCGACAACGTCGGGTTCAACGTCCGCGGCATCGGCAAGGGCGACATCCGCCGTGGCGACGTCTGCGGTCCCTCCGACGTGCCGCCGACCGTTGCGGACGAGTTCATCGCACAGGTCGTCGTGCTCCACCACCCCAGTGCCCTGACCGTCGGGTACACCCCGGTCTTCCACTGCCACACCGCCCAGATCGCGTGCACCTTCGTCGAGCTCATGAAGAAACTCGACCCGCGGACCGGCCAGGTCAAGGAAGAGAACCCCACGTTCCTCAAGACCGGCGATGCCGCAATCGTCAAGATCAAGCCTACCCAGCCCATGGTCATCGAGAAGGTCAAAGAGATCCCGCAGCTCGGGCGGTTCGCTGTCCGTGATATGGGATCCACCATTGCGGCCGGCGTGTGCATGGACATTACGCCCAAGCAGATGAGATAA
- a CDS encoding 4Fe-4S binding protein yields the protein MQDHTLHSRGGIITERNADYATVRLRVPAGVLSAAQVKQLAKISEKYGDGSLHLTMRQAVEIPHVNPENLVKIAKALEKNGTPIGAEQNEIVNIMACPGTDRCKYANCETIDLARKIDKRVFGKELPIRLRIAISSCTYMCNSPLLNDIGIIGRIRPLRVPGLCTGCGTCVEYCKQCAIKLKNGISVLDESKCVQCGICIHSCPYHLLKSEYAHYQITVGGRRGTSPAPGRELVTVETEEEVVEVVDRIVYWIYRTAWSGRPLADQMDEIGYDSFAEGIRKEFGPGAPEAEE from the coding sequence ATGCAGGACCATACCCTCCACTCGCGGGGAGGAATCATCACCGAGCGGAACGCGGACTATGCAACGGTTCGGTTGCGGGTTCCGGCAGGAGTTCTCTCCGCGGCGCAGGTCAAGCAACTTGCGAAGATCAGTGAGAAGTACGGCGACGGCTCGCTCCACCTCACCATGCGCCAGGCAGTGGAGATCCCGCACGTGAACCCCGAGAACCTCGTAAAGATCGCGAAAGCGCTCGAGAAGAACGGGACGCCCATCGGGGCGGAGCAGAACGAAATCGTCAACATCATGGCCTGCCCGGGCACGGATCGGTGCAAGTACGCCAACTGCGAGACGATCGACCTCGCCCGGAAGATCGACAAGCGGGTATTCGGGAAGGAACTTCCGATACGGCTCCGCATCGCGATATCCAGCTGCACCTACATGTGCAACAGTCCGCTCTTGAACGACATCGGGATCATCGGCAGGATCCGGCCGCTGCGGGTTCCGGGACTCTGCACGGGATGCGGCACCTGCGTAGAGTACTGCAAGCAGTGCGCCATAAAACTGAAGAACGGTATATCGGTTCTCGACGAGAGCAAATGCGTCCAGTGCGGCATCTGCATCCACTCCTGCCCCTACCACCTCCTGAAGTCCGAGTACGCCCACTACCAGATCACGGTCGGGGGGCGGCGCGGAACCTCCCCCGCCCCGGGAAGAGAACTCGTCACCGTCGAGACAGAAGAGGAGGTCGTCGAGGTCGTCGACCGCATCGTCTACTGGATCTACCGAACCGCATGGAGCGGCCGGCCCCTCGCCGACCAGATGGACGAGATCGGGTATGATAGTTTCGCGGAGGGGATCCGAAAGGAGTTCGGGCCGGGCGCCCCGGAAGCAGAAGAATAA
- the cobS gene encoding adenosylcobinamide-GDP ribazoletransferase — protein sequence MKSVLALLQFCTSLPLGKPVDFEHFARRSYLYPLAGYVIGGIAAGITYWIASPVVGAAVAVAMVLLLSGCNHFDGLLDFGDGLMAHGSREKRIAAMTDRTTGAGAVAAGLVVTLLAFAGLQTAANLPAVILIAEVCAKVAMSWLTALGTPFREGIHSYLHGFAKPWFVVPAFLLALPLFLLPVPRASVALALAATVVIAALMLALSRRLFGGVNGDVVGAANEIIRAGIILLIVLL from the coding sequence GTGAAATCCGTTCTCGCCCTCCTGCAGTTCTGCACCTCGCTCCCCCTCGGAAAGCCGGTCGACTTCGAGCACTTCGCCCGCCGCTCTTACCTCTACCCGCTCGCCGGCTACGTCATCGGCGGGATAGCGGCCGGTATCACCTACTGGATAGCATCCCCCGTGGTGGGTGCGGCCGTCGCCGTCGCAATGGTGCTCCTCCTCTCCGGGTGCAACCACTTCGACGGGCTGCTGGACTTCGGCGACGGCCTCATGGCTCACGGGAGCAGGGAGAAGAGGATCGCGGCCATGACCGACCGCACGACCGGGGCCGGAGCCGTCGCGGCCGGGCTCGTCGTCACGCTCCTCGCATTCGCCGGACTCCAGACCGCCGCAAATCTCCCGGCAGTCATCCTCATCGCCGAGGTCTGCGCGAAGGTCGCGATGTCCTGGCTCACCGCACTCGGCACGCCGTTCCGGGAGGGGATTCACTCCTACCTCCATGGGTTTGCAAAACCATGGTTCGTCGTTCCGGCCTTCCTGCTTGCGCTGCCCCTCTTCCTGCTGCCGGTGCCGCGGGCGAGTGTCGCGCTCGCCCTCGCAGCCACGGTCGTCATCGCCGCACTGATGCTCGCCCTCTCCCGGCGGCTCTTTGGCGGTGTCAACGGCGACGTCGTCGGCGCCGCAAACGAGATCATCCGGGCAGGGATCATTCTCCTCATCGTTCTCCTGTAA
- a CDS encoding phosphatidylglycerophosphatase A, with amino-acid sequence MFEIERRLEEKGIIRRDIVAAAMELYVPHGIEADEAARRLDAKIGKALEDPNISSLLLGALLLEDELYVKRKDSEIADDPVFLLSDEIIGMAIAEVIGGTYARFEFTRYDQKKPGILGKLGPFLDDAVAGLIAGCTSRLYSESMGSM; translated from the coding sequence ATGTTCGAGATAGAGCGGAGATTGGAAGAGAAGGGCATCATAAGGAGAGATATCGTCGCCGCCGCGATGGAACTCTACGTTCCCCACGGGATAGAGGCGGACGAGGCCGCGCGCAGGCTTGACGCAAAGATCGGGAAGGCGCTTGAGGATCCGAACATATCGTCGCTCCTCCTCGGAGCCCTCCTGCTCGAGGACGAACTCTACGTGAAGCGGAAAGACTCCGAGATCGCCGACGACCCGGTCTTCCTCCTCTCCGACGAGATCATCGGGATGGCCATCGCCGAGGTGATCGGGGGGACTTACGCGCGGTTCGAGTTCACCCGCTACGACCAGAAGAAGCCGGGAATCCTGGGCAAACTCGGGCCGTTCCTCGACGACGCCGTCGCCGGGCTGATCGCCGGCTGCACGTCGCGCCTCTACAGCGAGTCGATGGGATCGATGTGA
- the cobT gene encoding nicotinate mononucleotide-dependent phosphoribosyltransferase CobT: MSNPFLSQDPLFRPKRPMLALVLGNTMLSTVPGISGAGPTPEKTLLTPNLDAELVTTGAITSVAARPNTPTGCPTPATITRSMVELTGLAPVVINAGLAHTPTVPCIDVYGSPGGDPRAEDAVPQAAALFERGEAVGRLLSQYSDFLMLGECVPGGTTTALCVLRALGYNASVSSAFVENPLGLKDAVCREALARIDATGAREPLDILRAAGDPMMPVAAGIASAYSGEVMFAGGTQMLAVAAVLKALGRRVPRLATTVYVRDDPSAGFVRSVADVGTAAYYVDPNFAELGHVGLARYCIGEVKEGMGAGGALTLAYLMGHEPEEISQKVFDFVRKYA; encoded by the coding sequence ATGTCCAACCCGTTCCTCTCACAAGATCCGCTCTTCAGGCCGAAGCGCCCGATGCTGGCGCTCGTTCTCGGCAACACCATGCTCTCCACGGTCCCCGGGATATCCGGTGCCGGGCCGACCCCTGAAAAGACGCTGCTCACCCCGAACCTGGATGCGGAACTCGTCACGACCGGCGCTATCACGAGTGTCGCGGCCCGGCCGAACACCCCCACCGGCTGCCCGACGCCCGCGACCATCACCCGGTCGATGGTGGAACTGACCGGGCTTGCCCCCGTCGTCATCAACGCGGGGCTTGCCCATACTCCCACCGTCCCCTGCATCGACGTCTACGGGAGTCCCGGCGGCGATCCGAGGGCGGAAGACGCGGTGCCGCAGGCGGCAGCCCTCTTCGAGCGGGGCGAGGCGGTCGGGAGGCTGCTCTCGCAGTACAGCGACTTCTTGATGCTCGGGGAGTGCGTCCCCGGCGGGACGACCACCGCCCTCTGCGTTCTCCGGGCGCTCGGCTATAACGCCTCGGTCAGCAGTGCATTTGTAGAGAACCCTCTTGGACTGAAAGACGCCGTCTGCCGGGAAGCGCTCGCCCGGATCGATGCGACGGGCGCACGAGAGCCCCTCGATATCCTCCGCGCCGCGGGCGACCCCATGATGCCGGTCGCTGCAGGGATCGCGAGCGCCTACTCCGGCGAAGTCATGTTTGCCGGCGGAACCCAGATGCTCGCCGTTGCGGCCGTCCTGAAAGCGCTTGGAAGACGGGTGCCGCGCCTCGCGACGACGGTCTACGTCAGGGACGATCCATCCGCCGGGTTCGTCCGGTCGGTTGCCGATGTCGGCACCGCCGCGTACTACGTCGACCCGAACTTCGCCGAGCTCGGCCACGTCGGGCTCGCTCGCTACTGCATCGGCGAAGTCAAGGAGGGGATGGGGGCCGGCGGGGCGCTGACGCTCGCATACCTCATGGGCCATGAGCCCGAAGAGATCTCTCAAAAAGTCTTCGATTTCGTCAGGAAGTATGCCTGA
- a CDS encoding GMP synthase subunit A, translating into MLPLYVVNNHGQFNHLILRTLRDMDIEATMISNETPPAEVSRGCRGIILGGGPTLERAGVAPAYLDLGLPVLGICLGLHIMATGRGGAIRQGASGGFGAVEVEILEETPLLRGYPDRMQVWASHADEVSVVPEGFVRLAKSSICGVEAMASPDEHLYGIQWHPEVSHTVNGRLLFENFDRICSE; encoded by the coding sequence ATGCTTCCACTCTATGTGGTCAACAATCACGGACAGTTCAATCACCTGATCCTCCGGACGCTCCGTGACATGGATATCGAGGCCACGATGATCTCGAACGAGACGCCGCCGGCCGAGGTCTCCCGGGGCTGCCGGGGCATCATCCTCGGCGGCGGCCCGACCCTTGAGCGCGCCGGTGTCGCTCCGGCATACCTCGATCTCGGTCTTCCCGTCCTCGGGATCTGTCTTGGGCTGCATATCATGGCGACGGGCCGCGGGGGTGCGATCCGCCAGGGTGCGAGCGGCGGGTTCGGTGCGGTCGAGGTCGAGATCCTCGAAGAAACCCCCCTCCTCCGGGGCTACCCCGACCGGATGCAGGTATGGGCATCGCACGCGGATGAAGTCTCGGTTGTGCCGGAAGGGTTTGTCCGGCTTGCAAAATCGTCCATTTGCGGCGTGGAAGCGATGGCATCCCCCGATGAACACCTCTACGGCATCCAGTGGCACCCGGAGGTCAGCCATACCGTCAACGGGCGGCTTCTCTTTGAGAATTTTGACAGGATATGCTCGGAGTAG
- a CDS encoding YkgJ family cysteine cluster protein — protein MLGVDDVAAQLGSIGFRCRECGACCRRVAEDSNLVLVSPAEVRAIMAATDMGWNEVAEPYPDFIGADNGAEYTLAWCLRRTADACIFLRDGRCSIYAHRPWICRTYPFMLVDDDLAASECPGLGAPLSPGDARDAAADLCRRQAAEAMEEAGIRTVFREATVPPGKRAVIDSEGVKVLDG, from the coding sequence ATGCTCGGAGTAGATGACGTTGCGGCCCAACTCGGGTCGATTGGATTTCGTTGCAGGGAGTGCGGCGCCTGCTGCCGGCGGGTCGCGGAGGACTCGAACCTCGTACTGGTGAGCCCTGCCGAGGTCCGGGCGATCATGGCGGCGACCGATATGGGCTGGAACGAGGTTGCCGAGCCCTACCCCGACTTCATCGGTGCCGATAACGGCGCTGAGTACACCCTTGCCTGGTGTCTCAGGCGAACGGCCGATGCCTGCATCTTCCTCCGGGACGGGCGGTGCTCGATCTACGCTCACCGTCCCTGGATCTGCCGCACCTACCCATTCATGCTGGTGGACGACGACCTCGCGGCATCGGAGTGCCCCGGCCTCGGTGCGCCGCTCTCCCCCGGCGATGCGCGTGATGCGGCGGCCGACCTCTGCAGGCGGCAGGCCGCCGAGGCGATGGAGGAGGCCGGTATCCGCACTGTCTTCCGTGAAGCAACAGTGCCGCCGGGAAAGCGCGCCGTGATCGACAGCGAGGGTGTGAAGGTGCTCGATGGCTGA
- a CDS encoding TraB/GumN family protein, whose product MAEVRLVGTAHVSQKSVEEVRSVIEEFQPDIVGVELDRGRFISLTEETAEPSVGEILKGGNFGQLLVQWVLTYIQQRIGAETGVKPGAEMLAAVEEAEAHQKPVALIDRDIRITLARFWGKMGVWEKIKLIGALIYSLVSVEGQKIDVDEFIDQDVVSAAMEEFRKFSPQGAQALIDERDAYLAHQILMLTGRYERVLAVVGAGHIRGVQRYLDAPETLPPLPALTAGVKTLPWAKIIGVGVTILFLLLIAAIAFSGVGIDVLLTALLYWVLINGVLSAAFTLVAGGHPLSAVTAFAVSWLTSLNPLLAAGWFAAIVEAKIRKPAVGEFRQIIEAETLAEMRRIPLFRVVLVAALANVGSTLGTVLYFLFIFPILGIDPTVVIADGFSNMVEMIRGLF is encoded by the coding sequence ATGGCTGAGGTTCGCCTTGTCGGGACGGCGCACGTCTCGCAGAAGAGCGTTGAAGAAGTCCGATCCGTCATCGAGGAGTTCCAGCCCGATATCGTCGGCGTCGAGCTCGACCGGGGGCGGTTCATATCGCTCACGGAGGAGACTGCCGAACCGTCGGTGGGGGAGATCCTGAAGGGTGGAAACTTCGGCCAACTCCTCGTTCAGTGGGTGCTCACCTACATCCAGCAGCGGATCGGCGCAGAGACCGGCGTGAAGCCCGGTGCCGAGATGCTCGCCGCCGTCGAGGAGGCCGAGGCGCACCAGAAGCCCGTGGCGCTCATCGACCGGGATATCCGGATCACGCTTGCCCGGTTCTGGGGCAAGATGGGTGTCTGGGAGAAGATCAAGCTCATCGGAGCGCTGATCTACTCGCTCGTGAGTGTCGAGGGGCAGAAGATCGATGTCGACGAATTCATCGATCAGGACGTCGTGAGCGCCGCGATGGAGGAGTTCCGCAAGTTCTCCCCTCAGGGTGCTCAGGCCCTGATCGATGAACGGGACGCTTATCTGGCCCACCAGATTCTGATGCTCACCGGTCGGTACGAGCGGGTGCTCGCCGTCGTCGGCGCCGGGCATATCCGTGGGGTGCAGCGCTACCTTGACGCACCGGAGACGCTGCCGCCGCTCCCGGCCCTGACCGCCGGGGTGAAGACTCTCCCGTGGGCGAAGATCATCGGGGTGGGCGTCACCATTCTCTTCCTCCTCCTGATCGCCGCGATAGCCTTCTCGGGCGTTGGGATAGATGTCCTGCTGACGGCTCTCCTCTACTGGGTTCTGATCAACGGTGTCCTGAGCGCCGCGTTCACCCTGGTTGCCGGCGGGCATCCTCTCTCGGCCGTCACGGCGTTTGCGGTTTCCTGGCTGACATCGCTCAATCCGCTGCTTGCGGCGGGCTGGTTTGCCGCCATCGTCGAGGCGAAGATCCGGAAGCCCGCCGTCGGTGAGTTCCGGCAGATCATCGAGGCGGAGACTCTGGCGGAGATGCGGCGGATCCCGCTCTTTCGGGTGGTGCTGGTTGCAGCCCTCGCGAACGTCGGGAGTACGCTCGGGACGGTCCTCTACTTCCTCTTCATCTTTCCGATCCTCGGGATCGACCCGACCGTGGTCATCGCCGACGGCTTCTCGAACATGGTGGAGATGATACGGGGACTCTTCTAG
- a CDS encoding nitroreductase family protein encodes MSPIGGTVNLGVTVIRSRHSVRKYKDNPIEDKIVKDALDCARLAPTARNEQPWLFGTIQNRDTLRAIADLAENARFIADAPICFAVFGKKDAKYYLEDCCAATMQLLLALQAWGVGTCWVAGEKKDYAEDVRKLLNVPEGYTLVSLVPGGYPEEIQIKEKKVIDEVAFFERYEEEE; translated from the coding sequence ATGAGTCCGATTGGTGGAACGGTTAATCTCGGTGTCACCGTGATACGGAGCAGGCACAGCGTGCGGAAGTACAAGGACAACCCCATCGAGGATAAGATCGTAAAAGACGCCCTCGACTGCGCACGGCTTGCCCCGACCGCGCGAAACGAGCAGCCCTGGCTTTTCGGGACGATCCAGAACCGTGATACGCTGCGGGCGATTGCCGATCTCGCCGAGAACGCCAGGTTCATCGCCGATGCGCCGATCTGTTTTGCCGTCTTCGGGAAGAAGGATGCAAAGTACTATCTCGAAGACTGCTGTGCGGCGACGATGCAGCTTCTCCTCGCGCTCCAGGCGTGGGGTGTCGGAACCTGCTGGGTTGCAGGGGAGAAGAAGGATTACGCCGAGGATGTCCGGAAACTCCTCAACGTCCCGGAGGGTTATACGCTCGTGTCGCTCGTGCCGGGAGGGTACCCTGAGGAGATTCAGATCAAGGAGAAGAAGGTCATCGACGAGGTCGCGTTCTTCGAGCGCTACGAGGAAGAAGAGTAG